The following proteins are co-located in the Spea bombifrons isolate aSpeBom1 chromosome 3, aSpeBom1.2.pri, whole genome shotgun sequence genome:
- the PCOLCE2 gene encoding procollagen C-endopeptidase enhancer 2, which translates to MSKGVNVLLISLLLAVRSTAQQLTERHTFTCGGNLTGESGVLGSEGFPGVYPPNSKCTWKITVPEGKVVVLSFRFIDLESDNLCRYDFVDVYNGHSNGQRIGRFCGTFRPGALVSNSNKMLVQMISDANTAGNGFIAMFSAAEPNQRGEQYCGGRLDKPSGSFKTPNWPDRDYPAGVTCAWHIVAPKHQLIELRFEKFDVERDNYCRYDYVAVFNGGEINDAKRIGKFCGDSPPAPIVSERNELVIQFLSDLSLTADGFIAHYKFRPKKLPTTTASPVTTAAPTTTSSKPTVALCQQKCKRTGTLENNFCSSNFVITGTIITTVSRGGSVYATVSIINVYKEGTLAIQQAGKTMSAKIMVVCKQCPIIRRGLNYIIMGQVDEDGRAKILPSSFVMSFKTKNQKILNTLKSKRC; encoded by the exons ATGAGTAAAGGAGTGAACGTGCTGCTGATTTCCCTGCTCCTGGCAGTGCGCTCCACTGCTCAGCAGCTCACTGAGAG GCACACCTTCACATGTGGAGGGAATCTCACCGGAGAATCAGGAGTTCTGGGAAGTGAAGGGTTTCCTGGTGTTTACCCCCCAAACAGCAAATGCACTTGGAAAATTACA GTGCCAGAGGGTAAGGTGGTTGTTCTGTCTTTCCGCTTCATCGACTTGGAAAGTGATAACTTGTGCAGATACGACTTTGTGGATGTGTATAATGGTCATTCCAATGGCCAGCGAATTGGACGCTTCTGTGGGACGTTTAGACCCGGTGCTCTTGTTTCTAACAGTAATAAGATGCTGGTCCAAATGATTTCAGATGCCAACACAGCTGGAAATGGCTTCATAGCGATGTTCTCTGCAGCAGAACCAAATCAAAGAG GAGAACAGTACTGTGGGGGGCGACTGGACAAACCTTCAGGATCTTTTAAAACCCCCAACTGGCCAGATCGGGATTATCCTGCTGGGGTCACTTGCGCATGGCATATTGTTGCTCCAAAGCATCAG TTGATAGAGCTACGGTTCGAAAAATTTGATGTTGAAAGGGACAATTACTGCCGATATGACTATGTGGCCGTGTTCAATGGAGGAGAAATAAATGATGCCAAAAGAATCGGGAAATTCTGTGGTGACAGCCCACCTgc GCCTATTGTATCCGAGCGAAATGAACTTGTCATTCAGTTCTTGTCTGATTTAAGTTTAACTGCCGATGGTTTTATCGCGCATTATAAGTTCAGGCCTAAAAAGTTACCCACAACGACTGCCTCCCCCGTCACAACAGCTGCCCCCACAACCACAA gttcaaAACCAACAGTTGCCCTTTgccaacaaaaatgcaaaagaacTGGAACTCTGGAGAACAATTTCTGCTCAAGTAACTTTG TGATAACTGGTACTATTATCACAACGGTTAGTAGAGGAGGGAGCGTGTATGCAACAGTGTCCATCATCAATGTTTACAAGGAAGGAACGTTGGCAATTCAACAGGCTGGGAAAACGATGAGTGCCAAAATCATGGTGGTTTGCAAGCAGTGTCCAATCATCCGGAGAG GATTAAATTACATCATCATGGGACAAGTCGATGAAGATGGCCGCGCCAAGATTCTACCCAGCAGTTTTGTCATGAGTTTCAAAACAAAGAATCAGAAGATACTGAACACTTTAAAATCCAAGAGATGCTAA